In Phaseolus vulgaris cultivar G19833 chromosome 10, P. vulgaris v2.0, whole genome shotgun sequence, a single genomic region encodes these proteins:
- the LOC137818799 gene encoding NAC domain-containing protein 69-like isoform X2, which yields MEDIISILDHLPVGFRFRPTDEELVNHYLKHKLLGDDFSVQFIPEIDLCKVEPWDVPAKSIFKSDELQWFFFSSVDYKYSNSKRVNRTTEHGFWKSTGNDRNIKTGGSKNVIGTKKTLVFHKGRVPGGQRTNWVIHEYHALASRESQTYVLCRLMKKFENKNEGRIDAPNFSGGEPSTSMVSDYGNQADILPRMIVDPIFPEEIFFSPVQQPPVGIEVEGFFPNSPTRNACFGNESINMQIPFGVTDDEDEFLNSILVDNEEFVINEERRDCFVNRSTQPKSLRRVYYASSDTDAEVVSNLHGNICSGEFSVRGGMSSLASNHEAHKEKKESIIQDDFWAVETSSCDSTADEPVETTRLENRYNLRPDNFILQKTVAGRPQTQKKVSNNAVSHIEARKELVTVKSEKDQKSTQNTSSRGILKIRSHQSSNVNSKSSFFYMETTSSNQNLFPRSVYLVNVVIGILLLIVISWDVLLC from the exons ATGGAGGACATAATTTCCATTCTTGATCACTTGCCTGTAGGATTCAGATTCCGTCCCACAGATGAGGAGCTTGTCAATCATTACCTCAAACACAAGTTGCTGGGTGATGATTTCTCTGTTCAGTTCATTCCAGAGATCGACCTCTGCAAAGTGGAACCTTGGGACGTGCCAG CAAAATCAATATTCAAATCCGATGAGCTGCAATGGTTTTTCTTCAGTTCTGTGGATTACAAGTACTCCAATAGTAAAAGGGTCAACAGGACAACCGAGCATGGCTTCTGGAAATCCACTGGAAATGACCGTAACATTAAGACTGGTGGCAGTAAAAATGTTATTGGGACAAAGAAGACTCTTGTTTTCCACAAAGGCCGTGTTCCTGGTGGTCAAAGGACCAACTGGGTTATTCATGAATATCATGCTCTTGCCTCCCGTGAAAGCCAG ACTTACGTTTTATGCCGCTTGATGAagaaatttgagaataaaaatgAAGGGAGAATTGATGCACCAAACTTTAGTGGAGGCGAGCCCAGCACAAGCATGGTTTCTGACTATGGAAATCAG GCAGATATTTTACCTAGAATGATTGTGGATCCAATCTTTCCAGAAGAGATTTTCTTCTCCCCAGTACAACAGCCTCCAGTTGGTATTGAAGTGGAAGGATTTTTCCCAAACTCCCCAACGCGCAATGCTTGTTTTGGAAATGAAAGCATCAATATGCAAATTCCATTTGGAGTTACTGATGATGAAGATGAGTTCCTAAATTCAATACTGGTTGATAATGAGGAGTTTGTTatcaatgaagaaagaagagaCTGTTTTGTCAATCGTTCCACCCAACCAAAGTCATTGAGAAGAGTATACTATGCAAGCAGTGACACAGATGCTGAAGTTGTCTCTAATCTG CATGGTAACATTTGTTCTGGTGAATTCTCTGTTCGTGGTGGCATGAGTAGTCTAGCTTCAAATCATGAAGCACACAAAGAAAAAAAGGAGAGTATCATTCAAGATGATTTCTGGGCAGTGGAGACATCCTCTTGTGACTCAACTGCAGATGAACCTGTCGAAACAACAAGATTGGAAAATCGTTATAATCTAAGACCAGACAACTTCATATTACAAAAAACTGTTGCAGGAAGACCTCAAACACAGAAGAAGGTTTCAAACAATGCAGTATCCCACATAGAG GCTCGGAAGGAATTGGTCACTGTGAAATCAGAGAAAGATCAGAAAAGTACTCAAAATACTAGTTCAAGAGGGATCCTCAAGATCAGAAGCCATCAATCATCTAATGTCAATAGCAAAAGTTCTTTCTTTTACATGGAAACGACTTCATCAAACCAAAACCTGTTTCCACGTTCAGTATATCTTGTCAATGTTGTCATAGGGATTCTGTTGTTAATAGTCATTAGTTGGGACGTATTATTATGTTAG
- the LOC137818799 gene encoding NAC domain-containing protein 69-like isoform X1, with the protein MEDIISILDHLPVGFRFRPTDEELVNHYLKHKLLGDDFSVQFIPEIDLCKVEPWDVPAKSIFKSDELQWFFFSSVDYKYSNSKRVNRTTEHGFWKSTGNDRNIKTGGSKNVIGTKKTLVFHKGRVPGGQRTNWVIHEYHALASRESQKTYVLCRLMKKFENKNEGRIDAPNFSGGEPSTSMVSDYGNQADILPRMIVDPIFPEEIFFSPVQQPPVGIEVEGFFPNSPTRNACFGNESINMQIPFGVTDDEDEFLNSILVDNEEFVINEERRDCFVNRSTQPKSLRRVYYASSDTDAEVVSNLHGNICSGEFSVRGGMSSLASNHEAHKEKKESIIQDDFWAVETSSCDSTADEPVETTRLENRYNLRPDNFILQKTVAGRPQTQKKVSNNAVSHIEARKELVTVKSEKDQKSTQNTSSRGILKIRSHQSSNVNSKSSFFYMETTSSNQNLFPRSVYLVNVVIGILLLIVISWDVLLC; encoded by the exons ATGGAGGACATAATTTCCATTCTTGATCACTTGCCTGTAGGATTCAGATTCCGTCCCACAGATGAGGAGCTTGTCAATCATTACCTCAAACACAAGTTGCTGGGTGATGATTTCTCTGTTCAGTTCATTCCAGAGATCGACCTCTGCAAAGTGGAACCTTGGGACGTGCCAG CAAAATCAATATTCAAATCCGATGAGCTGCAATGGTTTTTCTTCAGTTCTGTGGATTACAAGTACTCCAATAGTAAAAGGGTCAACAGGACAACCGAGCATGGCTTCTGGAAATCCACTGGAAATGACCGTAACATTAAGACTGGTGGCAGTAAAAATGTTATTGGGACAAAGAAGACTCTTGTTTTCCACAAAGGCCGTGTTCCTGGTGGTCAAAGGACCAACTGGGTTATTCATGAATATCATGCTCTTGCCTCCCGTGAAAGCCAG AAGACTTACGTTTTATGCCGCTTGATGAagaaatttgagaataaaaatgAAGGGAGAATTGATGCACCAAACTTTAGTGGAGGCGAGCCCAGCACAAGCATGGTTTCTGACTATGGAAATCAG GCAGATATTTTACCTAGAATGATTGTGGATCCAATCTTTCCAGAAGAGATTTTCTTCTCCCCAGTACAACAGCCTCCAGTTGGTATTGAAGTGGAAGGATTTTTCCCAAACTCCCCAACGCGCAATGCTTGTTTTGGAAATGAAAGCATCAATATGCAAATTCCATTTGGAGTTACTGATGATGAAGATGAGTTCCTAAATTCAATACTGGTTGATAATGAGGAGTTTGTTatcaatgaagaaagaagagaCTGTTTTGTCAATCGTTCCACCCAACCAAAGTCATTGAGAAGAGTATACTATGCAAGCAGTGACACAGATGCTGAAGTTGTCTCTAATCTG CATGGTAACATTTGTTCTGGTGAATTCTCTGTTCGTGGTGGCATGAGTAGTCTAGCTTCAAATCATGAAGCACACAAAGAAAAAAAGGAGAGTATCATTCAAGATGATTTCTGGGCAGTGGAGACATCCTCTTGTGACTCAACTGCAGATGAACCTGTCGAAACAACAAGATTGGAAAATCGTTATAATCTAAGACCAGACAACTTCATATTACAAAAAACTGTTGCAGGAAGACCTCAAACACAGAAGAAGGTTTCAAACAATGCAGTATCCCACATAGAG GCTCGGAAGGAATTGGTCACTGTGAAATCAGAGAAAGATCAGAAAAGTACTCAAAATACTAGTTCAAGAGGGATCCTCAAGATCAGAAGCCATCAATCATCTAATGTCAATAGCAAAAGTTCTTTCTTTTACATGGAAACGACTTCATCAAACCAAAACCTGTTTCCACGTTCAGTATATCTTGTCAATGTTGTCATAGGGATTCTGTTGTTAATAGTCATTAGTTGGGACGTATTATTATGTTAG